The DNA region GAGAGAAGGTATATGGCGTATGATGTTGGAGAAGGGGGGGAAGGGAAGTAAACTATGCGGCAGCAACAGGTCTACAATgtatgaaaacaaaacaaaaagtggtTTGCTCCAGTCCCCCAACTTTTGAGGCTGATACAgataaagatgatgatgatgatgatcatcgAAATAAAGAAGATGATGGTGACGTTCACCCCCTCTCCGCCATACTTCTCCTCCCTCACCTACCCCGTTTAAGGTCGTCTGTAGAACGGAACTCAACTATGCTGGCAATAACGAACCGGCACAACAGCTTTAGGCTTCATTGCAGAGTTGAACGTCATCATGAGGTAATATTGATGACGCCAAGAAACCAAGAATGCTGTGTCCATCTCTTGCTACCTCAACCCAAAGGAAACAAGTTTCTTGCACACGAacacattattattttgtttacacACCATCAGGAGGGAGAGATTCAAAGTGCATCTGTGTGAATGTGTAACAATAATTATTGACGATATATTTTTCGACTGGACTCCTATTTTCGAATTTCTATCGCTCATCCTTAGACACTTATAGGCACTGGTTCATTAAATGCTCATCAGTTTTtaaaacacatacatatgtacttacgtatatacatacgtatatacatatatatatatatatatatataataggGAATCGGTAACCCCaagtgtttgtttgttgtttatacCACCCTACACATGAGCATCATCATACTTTTGTGTAGAAGCAACACAATTTgatattgttattattattgccaagtaatTTTTTTGGTGCTCATTTTGGCTTCTATTCTTGGATTCATTTTgcatgtttgtttttgtttttgaatatGATTACCCAAAAATTTCCGTAGATTTATGAAAATTGCACTAACCAGATGGAAAATGTTAAACAATCGGCTCACACACATAAACTTCAATCGAAACTTTATAGAACCTTAATGGAAAttatcataaatattttaaaaatatgttttcaCTAACACACACCCATATGTTTTGCAACAACACCGAATATCTACATGTATAGTTtataaaaaagtttaaaaaaaatccagCATAAAATATGCCCTTCAGCGACCCTGTAtagctatatatgtatgtatattgataCATCAGGCGACTgttaaaaacataatttatcGACAATTTTCATGTCAATCAAGTCAAAGGCATTTGTTAGGAGTTATTAGAAAAATTGTAAACATAAGTGCAAatacattcatatgtatgtatgtatatatacatacatatacctatacctatgtatgtgtgtgtctgcgtGTGTGTAAGAGATCAGCTTCATGAATATGCAAAAATCAATCGACAAAACTGGAAGGAACTTTGAAAATAACcagcaaaaaaacaattatagtTGCCACCTGTTGTAATTGGAACTGTTACCAGATACGAAAGGGGGTGCGTGGTGGGTAATATCGGGTGTTAATGGGTGGGGGTTAAAACAATGGAAAATACCAATTGCAcagaaataaaacaacaatatTCCCCTTTATTTGAGATGTAAACACAAATCTTTAAACCGAAGTCGTGAAAGTGGAAAGATCTTTGGAAGCAAATAAGTACAtaagtttgtatgtatgtatgtacgtgtgtttctatatataaatgagGGAGATAGAATAGGGGTATTTCACCATTTAAAGCTTATATACATGTATTAATTAACCGAATTTGAGTAAAACGTTAGGCATATTGTTAGTCAATTAGGTTTATTATCGATTCGAATATACCACATTTCCTGTAGTTGTTTTACTCGGCAAAATAATCACATTTTTATCgagaaaaactaaattttagcAGTTGTTCGAATCCTGATTAAccatttattgaaaaaataaatcgAATATTCAAGAGACACAAATTTTGATTCATATTACGCCAATCAATAAAAgggaattaaataattttggaTAAGTTTGGAAAGGAACGGTATGAGGGTAGACTACGTAAAGGCGGAAGTATTATACTTAATAGTATTAAACCTTACACGCCTTTGCCACTGCCttccacacaaaaaaaaaatcacaaccGAAACAAACTCAAGTGGGtgtattttaaaatcaaattgaaataaaaaagctTGCGGAAGGGATGTGAGGATAGGAGATCATTCAGAAGAATGTGAATTTttgaagaacaaaaaaaacagtgCTAATAATGACAATGATGTTTATGAAgactatgatgatgatgatgatgatggtgcaGAGTAATCGAATCAAGCAAGAGACACAAACTGGGTAATTGGTTCATTATATTTTAGTAGTAGTAGCGACATCCGCTTGTTAATGTAAATTACACAATAGTTTTCACAAATCAACCAAAGTGGGACTTGAACATAAATtgatacatacacacatatgtatatgtacatatgtatgtacatggatATATGTTGATGCATACATAgatacacaaatatatttacatataaatatatgtacatatatacatacatatgtacataggtaaATCAGTTATCTTTGCTATTACCATATATTTAGAATTGAAATCAATTGGAGCAAGGTGCCATAacgatacatacatacatataccaaAGGCTGAAATCTCGACGGCCCTTAAAGATCCCTTTTCAACAGACGCATTGACTTGTCACTCTTTTAATGCAAAATCTTGTTGGAAATCACAActaaaaaaagcaaacatgTACATAAGTTGATTTAGGCGTGACTTCAGAATTAGTTTATTGCATAGTTTTCTGAGACTTCTGATCAGTAAAGAAAATAACACGGAATATAACacagttttcatttaaatctctgcataaattaatattaatataataatttgcGATCTAAGATATTTGCAACGCATTGCTTAGACCAAAGGTCAAAATCATTGAAAAGAATTCATGGAAAACAGTTTGACATCAAAACATTCTTATGCTATTTAAACGGTAAGCTATACTTACGATTgtgttttaaataaatgaagcTAATTAGGTGTTCAAATAATATCGCTGAGGGAGCTTAATATTAAATTAGAAATTGGTTTTGGAGATTGGTAAAGAATTCTCGACTTGTTCAATTTTAAGAAGATTTCATTGTATTCTAAATTTAATATACGATTTTAGGTATAGTTTTCTTGCTTATTGCTAGTTGTTGCCTCTATATCTCTTTatgtccctctctctctctctctctctctcaatctcGATTAAAAATACAGCGTTCAGAgagactgactgactgataAAGAACTCGCTCGCATTCaagcaaagagagagagagagagagagcactGCGATCGCCTACATATACAATCGGAGGGAATTATCAGTGGAACTGCGTGATATGATTATCAAaaggttttttgttgttgcagagagagaaagggaaagAGAATGAGAGGCATGACCGAGCAGGGGGTGGTCAGAGAGACAGAGGCAAAGACTTGGCTGGGCTGCTGCTGGCAACGGCATTTctttatgtgtgtatataaagACATAAGTTTATTTGCCTCACattgttatatgtatgtatttccatacatacatatgtacatacatgtataaaAATCGAAGACGTTTTTCAatgtgctttttatttttgttgttatgaTACTTATTGTTACTACCATCATCATTgatagaagaagaagaaaggcAACAAACAAACGAGAAGAGAAGCAAATTCTCGATTTTGATGTTAACAAAAAACATActtacatgtatgtatgtacatatatacatttatctAGGCACTATCGAATTGTCAATACCCACTATTAATTCATTTTCTATTTCGATGTGCAGAATTTCATTGGAATTTGTCAAATCTGGCGATCGTCTTGGGTCCTACTCATCACATGTGTACCCTCCAAAagatacaaatgtatctagatatatgtacatatgtgggAACATTAAACGAAGCCACATTAGTCAAGGCAAATGTAAATGTGtgtaaaactaaataaatctAGTTTATTTTTCATACAACACCCACCACCCCACCTTACCTTGCCTTAACCTACTCTACTAGGTACTTGGCTTTAAAGTgtttataataataacaataaaaattgttcACTAGCGCAAATACTTCAAACGAATTCTTCTTTATCTTCCATAACAGTGAAATCAGTATATTACGAAAAATTTCGCTAAACGAAACTAAACAATTGCAAATACCCATCAGATTcgtaatttttaatatattacgCATACGACAGGGAGCCttcaaaaaacttttatgAAACATTGGGAATATTTATTGGTTTTTCTCACtttatttaattggtatttaTGCAGTCGATCAGGCTTAACTTTTTCCGCGATTTCAGTTCACTTtcattgataaaaaaaaaaacataaatacaaaaaaaaaacacagaagaaaatacatatttgCTGCCTCTTTGGCTGTTGATGTTTATGGGTTCTGGCATTGCAATTGGAAGATGTAtgaatgtttgtgtgtgtgtgtgtgtgcgtgtgtgtgtacttgCCTCTCTGCATAAACCGGGGCATCAATCAGCaggttagttgttgttgtggctgtCGCTGTTGTTGTCGGCAATTGAAACTAACCAACATTAAACTGTAACTTCCTCGcacccacacaaacacacttaAACACTCAAacatttgttgctgttgttatcactttttgcataataaaaaaaaactttaaatttgaccaaaacacaaaaacaaaactttaggaacaacaaaaattatatgtatattaaattaataaacgCAGCACAACAAAGAGAACGATGGGTGGCAGAGAAGAGCAAAGAGAGCGCGCGCGCAGcgatttataaacaaattaacttaaattgaattaaagtAGCAtcaagaataaaaataatattaataacaacaaacaaaaaaaaaaacaaaagaattcAGCTTGAAACGAATGTAAATGCTGTCGCTGACAAAGTCTTACGCACAAAATGCACAACGATCGAAACTGACTACAACGATCTCTGAGGAGAAGCCCGATCCGTCGCGCACGAAATTCAAAAACGCACTTCAAAGATACAAAAGTTATcgagtacatttttttaaatgtgcCCGCCCAGCCGAAATTACTCAGCCCTTAGGACTTCCGATAGGTTTTGCTCCGATAATATCGACTACGATAACTTTGCTCCGATAATGTCGATTGCGATAGGTTTTGCTCCGATAATGTCGACTAACCGATAGGCTCAGCGAGAGGCCAAAAAGTTACGGCGAGAGGGCATGAAATTGCGGCGAAAGGGCCAATGTATTATGGCTCGGCGAATTTTGCACTGAGAGAAAACATATGTTAATAAATTACTTCTTATTAGAAATACAAAGTCAAACTAAATATAGATTCTTAGCAAATTAAGATCTAATGTgaacgaagttcgttatatcgaggtttcactgtactTACATTTTTTCTGGGGTCCAACGCCAGATGAACaatatgtattattatttgtgGAAGACATCTATTGAAAGATATTAAAATgtacaataaaaaacaaaaaacaaaaaaaaaaaattgtattttgtatttgaaatttaatttttcttcaaGATACTtttaattacatacatatacatagatcaGGATAAAACGcattaacataaaaaaaacaattataatatataaaatattattctGATAAATCTCAAAATTTCGCTATTAAATTCTATTTGCTTGATACTCTCTCCGTCaattctaaaaaaatatataaaaatataaaaatatagatgcatagatacatacatatgtatacatatatacatatataaacactAGAAACCCTGCCACGCTTCGCTGTGCCCGCTTGTCGACGGAAGGCAGTGAAAGGCGTCTGGCAGGACATGCAACGTGGAGCCTTGCCATCGGGTATCCAAGCAGGAGGCACCACTATCCTCGTTCCTGTTGTTggtgtcgttgtcgtcgtcgtcgtgggcatttgtgtttttaattGTTGCTCTGATGACGACGACGGCCAGTGCCACTGCGCATACTCACAGGCGAATTCTGCTCCGAGCTCGCGCTTGTTGCGGATGAGGAGGCACTCGATGGTGTATTCATGAATTGTGATTGAAACATGGACGAAATATCACTAGGTTATTAAAACTATTGCTCGTTGAATAACCTAAAATCACAAGACCATTGCCAGGATTTTTCGAGACTGTTTTCGGTCAAAGTGAACAATTAAAAATCCAATTTTTAAAACATCAGAAGCATAATAAGTGAAACTTAAAATAGTATGTGTTGAAGCATTTTTTGCATTTCACTTTTCTTTatattacaaaacaaaaacttaagaGCACTTTATGTTATGGATTAGTAACAAAGAGCAAAGAAAAGTAACATTTCATATACAGGATATGGCTTCAGTTAGTCCTTGAATTTGCCAAGAACGATGTCCCGATAAAAGGGCTGGCAATTCATGCGAACATTGAGACGGGCACAGAGTAAAAAGATACCCGACAATTTGCGATGAATCGAGTAGATCTCCTCTGGCGGAGGGCAGAGGCGGTGAGCTACCATTGTGGGCACCAAGGCTGCCAATCGCTCTGTAGTATTCTGTTTGCCGAAATCAAAGTCACCATCATAGCGAAAAATTTCACCGAGGATCATGACAGCGTCAACATGGGCTTCTTCCATTTGCTTCGTTTCGTAGCCAGTAAGGAAGCCCATTTCTCGGGACATCTCTAGAACTCCATCACGATTGTTTTCAGCGGCACTGATGATCACCTTGCGATAATTGCGAATGAAGTCGTGCTTGTAGAAGCGCGTAGAGCCAAAATCGATAAGCATTAGCCGCCGGCTGGGTGCGTCGTATAAGAAATTCGACCAATTCGGATCTGTTTGCATGCACTCAATTTCAAAGAGTTCTCGCAGGCAAAGCTTTAGCACAGAGGCTCCGATATGCAAGCGATGCTCATAGCTGTGAGATAAAGACCGAAGGTATTATGACGAAAGTCAAATGATCAATTGAACCGCTTACCTCAGATCGAAGCACTTGTCCAGAGGAACACCGGGCACCAACTCTGTGGTAAGAACACTTGATGTGGTCAATTCCCTTATCACTTTGGGCACGTAATACTCCGGATAGTTGGTTACCATTTCTCGAAACCTTTCTGTATATTCCGCCTCTCGTGCATAGTCTACCTCCCACTGTAGCTCGCGTTTGGCCACACGGACAACATTATCAATGAAGAAGCCCTGCGGAAAGACATCCCAAACCTTAAGCATGCCAACAAGATTATCAATATCACTCTCGATGCTCTGTGCGACGCCAGGATATTGTATCTTAATGGCCACCTGCATGCCCGACTTGAGAGTGGCCCGATGTACTTGACCAATGGAAGCAGCTGCGAATGGCCGATCTTCGAACTTGGTCAAAAGCTGACGCCAATTCGGACCCAATTGTGTGGTCATTACACGTTCCACTTGCCAATCTGGCATATAATCGGCTGCCTGACGCACTCGCTCGAAAGCCTTGGCCAGTTGTGGTGAGACAACATTTGAGTCCTGTATACTCAGGATTTGGCCAATTTTCAGAGCAGCTCCACGCACTTTGCATAAGGTGTCCACTATGCGCTCAGCATTGGCCGGACTAAGCAGAGCTTCCCGCATATTTGTGGAGCCGCCCAGTCCGAGTGCTCCCTTGGTCAGTTCATTGATCGTACCAAGGCCCAGGCCGGCAAAAAGGCCACCAAACGACGCCATGCGGCCAATACGTGAGGAGGGCACCTTGCGTTGTTTGGCCACTTTACTCAGTTCGGGTACATCAATTGGTGCAGTGCCAGCTCCAGTTCCACTTGCACCTTCAGATGATGTGCCACTAGAGGAGCTAGCAACAAAACGCAAAACATTATTCACATATTCTGTATCCTTAGCAATAATGCCCTCATTAGTTGGTGGAGGAGATGGCGGTGGTTTAGGATCTTCTCTCACAACGTAGGAGGAGGACGTGGAGCAGGAAGCGGATGAAGGGGTGTTGGACTGCGGCACTGCCTGTTCGCTATTCTTTGCTGGTGTGACGGGAGTTCTTAGGCTAACATTGCGATTCTTATTTCGCTTGGAGAGAATCTCTTCAAATTCTAATAAGGTTATCGACGATATATCCAAATTGGATGTGTCAAAATCTCCATTGAAATGTTGAGCCACCGCTGTAGGCACTGCTGTTGGATTTGGTCCCATTGACGCTCCGCCTTGCTCTCTTGGTGCCGTCCTTGTTGAGTCCATTTGATGAGTGAATTTCGTTTCAATTAAATGACACAATCCTTTGGCCACAACGTAACTACGTTCGCTCGTCTCATTTACCATCAATTGAATGCGTTTTAGTTCCTCTCCGGGCTGCTCGGCAACCTTACGACATTTGTGCTGTGTCTGACTCACATTATCTGACAGCAGCTCTCGCACATTTGAGTTGCTCCACAGATGTTTAGTCAGCGCAAGATGCTCTCGGCCGCACGCCTCCGCAACTATCTGCATGCCCCGCAACACCCCAAATAAATCTTGGGCAGATCGCGACATGTCTGGCCGGCCAACAGGTTTGACCACTCAAAATGATGACGCCTCTAGATGACTTTGTTTTAGATCATTGAATTTTGGTCAGAGTGGGTTTACGACAGTTTCGAAAATTAcgtaaataaaagtaaaagacGATACAGCGAGCAACAAATACAGCAGCAACACCGAAAGACAAATTCAAATTGCGAAATCAAAGAACAGCTGTTCGGCCGGCATTTACCATTAACCAACACTAGCTGAATACGAAGCCCTAAACAGTGGGACAGAAACGTTAAAACTATCTAAACACTAGGGTCTTGAAACAAATGCTGAAATAGAACTATATAATTCATGGGTAATATGCAAAAGGCTAAATAAAATATACCAAAAATATGGTAACGATTCGGCTTCATTGTTCAGGATTGATAAAATTTGAGAATATTCTGACAGACATTACTCTGTtatctttgcttttttttaatactttgGTTTATTGTgctttcgttttggttttacGTTTCTTCTGTGTTTTCTTCTGGGATTTGAGGGGCTGTTGCTTGAACCAAGTGTTCAATTCCATGGCATAAACATAATAGCGCACATAGAAATAGAGTACACCCAGAGCAGAATAGACGGAGGTCAAGAGAAGTGGCAAAAACGGCAGACGGAGATGCAGACCCAAAATACGACTCACAATATGCTCGTATATGGGAATGGCAATGAATCCTAGGAAATATGCCCATTCGAGAAAACAATAGGCTTGGAATGTGGGATAAAGGCGACGCACTTGACCATACATCATAGCCACATAGGCCAAATAAAGAGAGTACCGTGGGACAAGCAAGTCAACTTCAAAGAGCAGTGGAAACAAGGAGTAGTACCCAGCAATGGCCAAGATATAGCCCCATTTCGCATCCTGTTCACAGAGGATTGTGATCAAGCTAAAGGAGAAGGATTAGAGTTGAATGAATTAATCGTTTGCCGGTTAGCTCATAAAGTTTGCCAGACATACCACAAAGGAATAAGGCACATAAGAATGGCTTTTTCGTGGACATGCCATCCGAAAACGAACGATGAACAAGCACAAAGTACAACGGCACGGAGGAACACCACTGGCGCTTGTCTGGAACAGATTTGGGTGTTAAATACATTTATGTAATTCGAAACTAGTCTGCCACTCACATCTCGGATTTGGTTTGGAAGAGCTTCCAAAGAATGGGCAACATAAAGATTAACGTCAAAGCAAATGTCACAGGCGGTGTTATTGTCGGGAGGACCGCGTATTCGGTTTCCTGGACTAGACCTGAAGTTGTGGTGGGACCCTCTGCGGAGCGACCAAGAAGACTTCCAGTCACCTTATCTGCTGCATTATAAAGTGCCCACAGATTGGGGGCCCAATAGGCGTGGGTCAAGCCGCGTTTAAATGGGAATAGACGGCTCATTAATTGAGGTATTTGTCGCCAAAACGGTCCCAAAGACAGCAGAAATGGCAAAAGGCCAACCATCAGAAGCTGACTGAATGCTCGGAGTTTGGccattgtttgttgttgctgcaagcaatgatattttaaaaagtatACAGCAAAAGCCGGAGCCATGTAGAGGAAGATGTGTTTGAAATTCAAAAGGACAGCAAATGTAAAAGCGCTCCACAGGTAACGCTGACGGAATAAACAGCTCAAACTTAGCAGAAGTATGCCAAAGAGAAAGCCATTGTACTGGAAGTGGATGTGATCCACAAAGATCAGGCCCACATTGAAGATCAATATTAAAGAACCGGCCACGCTCTGTTGACTGTGTCGATCTACGCCAAGTGCGTTTAGGCAGCTTCTAGCACCCAGCATATAGACGCCATCCATGACTACCACTGAGATACGCTGGAAGTAGACCGTCTTTTGAGAGGCATAGTTTAGATTCTGCACCCTTAACATGGCCGGATCCACAAACTGAGCCACCTGCGACAGCAGCCACTCAAAGTAGGCAAAGAATGGGGGATAATCTAGCGTCCATTCACTTGTGGTATCTAGATACCAACGATTCATTGGCAGACTGTGAGTAATGGCCAACCAGTTACGATGCACCTCAAAGTCTGTGGAGTAGCTGAAGGGACAGATGGAAGGATCAGATTAACACTACGCTTCAGTGGGCGGCGGGTAACATCCCTCCAATGACCACTTACTAGGCGGGAAAGAGAAGTGTTTTAAAGGCCGTGGCAATACCAGCAAGGATCCAGAATACATCCTTGATTTCGTCCGTATCAACCATTATGATAACAAGGCTCAACAATGCCGGCCGCCACGCAACACGGATGTCATCGATTGTTCTTAGCCATTTTGTTAGTGTTGGTTCTACTACTAGCTAATAGCTAGATTTTGGGAGCAAACTGTTGGCTGGTAACGAATAGTTAGAAGAACTCTATTGGCGGTCTAAAATACTGTGATGCCTTCACTTTTTatcattttttgcttttaaatacatattactgtaataataaattattgtGCAAGAAAAGCGGTAATTGATATGGTGGCTCTTGTTTGTGGCTTGGTATTGTTTAGCTTCTTTTTGGTCAGAACGATATCAAAGCGATATCTCTTAAACGCTCGATTTCGACAGTCTGGCCAcacttatgtatgtgtgtatgtgtatatttgTGCATTACGCATTTGCAAAGTAAAAAcgtaaaattaaacaaataaatctaGAGTCTGGGGATCAAAATTATTACCAGAATCTTGAGAATTGCCGCCGCAATTGTCTACAGATTGCGCCATCTCCATTGGCCATGTACGCTACCAATAATGGCAGC from Drosophila willistoni isolate 14030-0811.24 chromosome XL unlocalized genomic scaffold, UCI_dwil_1.1 Seg141, whole genome shotgun sequence includes:
- the LOC6638107 gene encoding atypical kinase COQ8B, mitochondrial, with amino-acid sequence MSRSAQDLFGVLRGMQIVAEACGREHLALTKHLWSNSNVRELLSDNVSQTQHKCRKVAEQPGEELKRIQLMVNETSERSYVVAKGLCHLIETKFTHQMDSTRTAPREQGGASMGPNPTAVPTAVAQHFNGDFDTSNLDISSITLLEFEEILSKRNKNRNVSLRTPVTPAKNSEQAVPQSNTPSSASCSTSSSYVVREDPKPPPSPPPTNEGIIAKDTEYVNNVLRFVASSSSGTSSEGASGTGAGTAPIDVPELSKVAKQRKVPSSRIGRMASFGGLFAGLGLGTINELTKGALGLGGSTNMREALLSPANAERIVDTLCKVRGAALKIGQILSIQDSNVVSPQLAKAFERVRQAADYMPDWQVERVMTTQLGPNWRQLLTKFEDRPFAAASIGQVHRATLKSGMQVAIKIQYPGVAQSIESDIDNLVGMLKVWDVFPQGFFIDNVVRVAKRELQWEVDYAREAEYTERFREMVTNYPEYYVPKVIRELTTSSVLTTELVPGVPLDKCFDLSYEHRLHIGASVLKLCLRELFEIECMQTDPNWSNFLYDAPSRRLMLIDFGSTRFYKHDFIRNYRKVIISAAENNRDGVLEMSREMGFLTGYETKQMEEAHVDAVMILGEIFRYDGDFDFGKQNTTERLAALVPTMVAHRLCPPPEEIYSIHRKLSGIFLLCARLNVRMNCQPFYRDIVLGKFKD
- the LOC6638108 gene encoding probable dolichyl pyrophosphate Glc1Man9GlcNAc2 alpha-1,3-glucosyltransferase, with protein sequence MVDTDEIKDVFWILAGIATAFKTLLFPAYYSTDFEVHRNWLAITHSLPMNRWYLDTTSEWTLDYPPFFAYFEWLLSQVAQFVDPAMLRVQNLNYASQKTVYFQRISVVVMDGVYMLGARSCLNALGVDRHSQQSVAGSLILIFNVGLIFVDHIHFQYNGFLFGILLLSLSCLFRQRYLWSAFTFAVLLNFKHIFLYMAPAFAVYFLKYHCLQQQQTMAKLRAFSQLLMVGLLPFLLSLGPFWRQIPQLMSRLFPFKRGLTHAYWAPNLWALYNAADKVTGSLLGRSAEGPTTTSGLVQETEYAVLPTITPPVTFALTLIFMLPILWKLFQTKSEIQAPVVFLRAVVLCACSSFVFGWHVHEKAILMCLIPLCLITILCEQDAKWGYILAIAGYYSLFPLLFEVDLLVPRYSLYLAYVAMMYGQVRRLYPTFQAYCFLEWAYFLGFIAIPIYEHIVSRILGLHLRLPFLPLLLTSVYSALGVLYFYVRYYVYAMELNTWFKQQPLKSQKKTQKKRKTKTKAQ